In a single window of the Candidatus Krumholzibacteriia bacterium genome:
- a CDS encoding metallophosphoesterase family protein, producing the protein MKIAVISDTHGKMPSVLMDRLEGASLILHLGDLGPTALLSLLSSVAPTLAVQGNNDPPGLPELPERRNRREGPIKIRMRHLPWSEQEMRGLGEPTLFLHGHLHYPVLESIPRGRLLCPGAVQGARRGSPPSLAWIDLQEDRVLLRIRELESSKLIQEEEWILP; encoded by the coding sequence ATGAAGATTGCTGTCATCTCCGATACTCACGGCAAGATGCCGTCTGTCCTGATGGACCGCCTAGAGGGCGCCTCCCTGATTCTCCATCTTGGAGATCTGGGACCGACCGCCCTTCTCTCCCTCTTATCCTCAGTGGCCCCCACTCTGGCCGTTCAGGGCAACAACGACCCGCCCGGGCTGCCAGAACTGCCCGAGAGGAGAAACCGGAGGGAAGGCCCGATCAAGATCCGCATGCGCCACCTTCCCTGGAGCGAACAGGAAATGCGGGGACTCGGCGAGCCGACTCTCTTTCTTCACGGCCACCTTCACTATCCGGTGCTGGAATCGATCCCCCGGGGAAGGCTCCTCTGCCCGGGGGCCGTTCAGGGAGCCAGACGGGGATCTCCCCCTTCTCTGGCCTGGATTGATTTGCAGGAAGATCGGGTCTTGCTGAGAATCCGGGAACTTGAAAGCTCGAAACTGATTCAGGAAGAAGAGTGGATTCTGCCATAG
- a CDS encoding MTH1187 family thiamine-binding protein, translated as MMLAFFTIAPTGTGGDHLSEAVAGILDIVDKSGLEYRFGPMGTTVEGEWDEVMDLIGRCHARMREDNLRISTLIKIDDHKGRSGRLSGKMESVEKTLGRELKK; from the coding sequence ATGATGCTGGCGTTTTTCACCATCGCACCGACGGGAACGGGGGGGGATCACCTCAGCGAGGCGGTCGCCGGCATTCTGGATATCGTAGACAAGAGCGGACTGGAATACCGTTTCGGCCCCATGGGTACCACGGTAGAAGGCGAATGGGATGAGGTCATGGATCTGATCGGTCGCTGTCATGCCCGGATGCGAGAAGACAATCTTAGGATCTCGACCCTGATCAAGATCGATGACCACAAGGGGCGCAGTGGCCGGCTTTCAGGAAAGATGGAGTCCGTTGAGAAGACACTCGGTCGGGAGTTGAAGAAGTAG
- the secG gene encoding preprotein translocase subunit SecG — MYLILLTIFILVSLVLVIVVLMQSSKGGGLAGAFGGSSDAALLGGRSAGNFLSRMTWYLAFSFIGLSLILSILSARTTEPTEGIVAKQQKSGAINNFEVEEGASILDELDTVAPQEEASPPAGGASETESE, encoded by the coding sequence ATGTATCTGATCCTACTGACAATCTTTATTCTCGTGAGCCTAGTGCTCGTGATCGTCGTTCTGATGCAGTCAAGCAAGGGAGGCGGCCTTGCGGGTGCCTTCGGCGGCTCCAGTGATGCCGCCTTGCTCGGGGGACGCAGCGCCGGCAACTTCTTGAGCAGGATGACCTGGTACCTGGCCTTTAGCTTTATTGGCCTGTCCCTGATTCTGTCCATTCTTTCTGCCCGGACCACCGAGCCGACAGAGGGAATCGTTGCAAAACAGCAGAAATCCGGCGCGATCAACAATTTTGAAGTGGAAGAGGGCGCCTCGATTCTTGACGAACTCGATACGGTTGCGCCCCAGGAAGAAGCCTCTCCTCCCGCGGGTGGGGCCAGTGAAACGGAGTCCGAATAG
- a CDS encoding zinc metallopeptidase: protein MSFALFFPLFWDPTFILLLPAMALALWAQARVKSNYARFSQVPARCGMSGEEVARRLLSDEGLSSVVVNATQGKLDDHYDPRNRTVNLSPGVHQGRSLAALAIAAHETGHALQHKSEWLPLALRSSIAPAVGLGSGLAFPLFFVGFIFPSFRILMDLGIWFFSLAVIFHLVTLPVEFDASRRAMAMLSDKGILASDESAGAKKVLGAAAMTYVAAAAVSVMHLLRLIILRGARN, encoded by the coding sequence ATGAGTTTCGCCCTGTTTTTTCCCCTCTTCTGGGACCCTACTTTCATCCTCCTGCTTCCGGCCATGGCTCTCGCACTTTGGGCCCAGGCACGGGTGAAGAGCAACTATGCGCGATTCAGCCAGGTTCCGGCTCGTTGTGGCATGAGCGGGGAAGAAGTCGCCCGACGACTGCTTTCCGACGAGGGCCTGTCCTCGGTTGTGGTGAATGCAACACAGGGCAAGCTTGATGATCACTACGATCCACGAAACCGGACTGTCAACCTCAGCCCGGGAGTCCATCAGGGAAGAAGTCTGGCGGCTCTGGCCATTGCGGCTCATGAGACCGGACATGCACTTCAGCACAAGAGCGAGTGGCTGCCCCTGGCCCTTCGAAGTTCTATTGCCCCCGCCGTGGGATTGGGGAGCGGCCTTGCTTTCCCTCTCTTCTTTGTCGGTTTCATCTTTCCGAGTTTTCGTATTCTGATGGATCTGGGGATCTGGTTTTTCAGCCTTGCGGTGATTTTCCATCTGGTGACCCTTCCCGTGGAGTTTGATGCGAGTCGCCGGGCCATGGCGATGTTGAGCGACAAGGGCATCCTTGCGAGTGATGAAAGCGCGGGTGCGAAAAAAGTGCTGGGAGCCGCAGCCATGACCTATGTGGCGGCCGCCGCTGTATCCGTCATGCACCTGCTTCGCTTGATCATACTGCGGGGAGCCCGCAACTAG
- a CDS encoding ChaN family lipoprotein yields MDKTGKDYPEEGREGMRKPWYGEDRPGSFENWLNLQEELQEGLELSLRARLGDESELLRSYRREYLEDLPRWTGQVLRPRDLLERLSRANLVLLGDYHSLVQSQRSALRLLRRMVQQGLRPSLGLEMFPISLQSELDAFLSHKLDEEELLHLFREHWDFLWSPVRALLLYARYHRLHILALNSDPSSASSPLLERDHNAARVISKHRPGRQEGPLLVLFGDFHLASNHLPAALRESGYRGKILRIFQNPEGHYWQSLRQLGESPEILELENGDLSLQSATPIVKLQSYHYWLTLRELDLDTVHLTPPSESGELLPDLSQEVDHLLHMIAKLLRIPVLEESQAAIFWMGEENFAKEVSEQGHWTEAETRKVASGLAFGIGTYLLEKNVGILAELSQNRMAEMASRILHARCSRIHSRPRGLSDDFYLRVIENALIFLGSKILNPLRKYRDLASLRKLLRESDREERDWRKRAEQCLDYLEAEERYLKDGDVEHFPGRLYRLDAAGHLALTRSVGKHLGGRLYEALMDGKIDRMSIRELFFENFPLEGSPTRSYLGLLDLLGAAEGNEFFAGNIETL; encoded by the coding sequence ATGGACAAGACCGGCAAGGACTATCCAGAGGAAGGACGGGAAGGCATGAGGAAGCCTTGGTACGGGGAAGACAGGCCCGGGAGCTTCGAGAACTGGCTGAACCTGCAGGAAGAACTGCAGGAAGGGCTGGAACTTTCCCTGCGTGCCCGTCTGGGCGACGAATCCGAGCTTCTTCGAAGCTACCGCCGGGAATATCTGGAGGATCTGCCTCGCTGGACCGGCCAGGTGCTGCGCCCCCGTGACCTTCTGGAGAGACTCTCCCGGGCAAATCTCGTCCTTCTGGGCGACTACCACAGCCTGGTCCAGAGCCAGAGGTCTGCTCTTCGCCTGCTCCGGCGCATGGTTCAACAGGGACTTCGGCCCTCTCTCGGCCTGGAGATGTTTCCCATTTCCCTGCAATCCGAACTGGATGCCTTTCTCTCTCACAAGCTCGACGAAGAGGAACTCCTTCACCTCTTTCGCGAGCACTGGGATTTCCTCTGGAGTCCGGTGCGAGCCCTCCTTCTCTATGCCCGCTACCATCGCCTCCACATACTTGCCCTCAACAGCGATCCCTCAAGTGCTTCTTCCCCGCTTCTGGAGCGGGACCACAATGCGGCCAGGGTCATCTCAAAGCACCGTCCCGGAAGGCAAGAAGGCCCCCTTCTGGTCCTCTTCGGCGACTTCCACCTGGCCAGCAATCACCTTCCTGCAGCACTTCGGGAATCAGGCTACCGGGGCAAGATCCTCCGCATCTTCCAGAATCCGGAGGGACATTACTGGCAGTCCCTGCGCCAACTCGGGGAAAGTCCGGAAATCCTGGAACTGGAAAATGGGGACCTGAGCCTGCAAAGTGCCACCCCGATTGTGAAGCTCCAGAGTTACCACTACTGGCTGACTCTTCGGGAACTGGATCTGGATACGGTGCATCTCACCCCTCCGAGTGAGTCCGGAGAATTGCTCCCGGACCTCAGCCAGGAAGTAGACCACCTGCTGCATATGATCGCGAAACTGCTTCGCATTCCTGTGCTTGAAGAGAGTCAGGCTGCGATCTTCTGGATGGGCGAAGAGAACTTCGCCAAAGAAGTCTCCGAGCAGGGACACTGGACCGAAGCAGAGACCAGGAAGGTCGCCAGCGGTCTGGCCTTCGGGATTGGAACCTATCTCCTGGAGAAAAATGTCGGCATCCTTGCAGAACTCAGCCAGAACCGGATGGCCGAAATGGCGTCCCGAATCCTGCACGCTCGCTGTTCCCGCATTCACTCCCGCCCCCGCGGACTCAGTGATGACTTTTACCTGAGAGTAATTGAGAATGCCCTGATCTTCCTGGGCAGCAAGATTCTCAACCCGCTTCGAAAGTACCGGGATCTTGCCTCCCTGCGGAAACTCCTGCGGGAGAGCGACCGCGAGGAAAGGGACTGGCGAAAGCGTGCGGAACAGTGCCTGGACTATCTGGAAGCAGAGGAGCGTTACCTGAAAGACGGGGATGTCGAGCACTTCCCGGGCCGCCTCTACCGGCTCGATGCTGCAGGGCATCTGGCACTTACCCGCTCCGTGGGGAAACACCTCGGGGGACGGCTCTATGAAGCCCTCATGGATGGCAAGATCGACCGGATGAGCATCCGGGAACTCTTCTTTGAGAACTTTCCCCTCGAAGGAAGTCCCACCCGAAGTTACCTGGGTCTTCTGGACCTTCTCGGCGCAGCCGAGGGCAATGAGTTCTTCGCCGGAAACATCGAAACGCTCTAG